From the Sebastes umbrosus isolate fSebUmb1 chromosome 2, fSebUmb1.pri, whole genome shotgun sequence genome, one window contains:
- the zgc:165481 gene encoding E3 ubiquitin-protein ligase RNF182, with translation MKDSAETTGVEEGESHTLGQEHDLKMSDTQAELEEKDCPPPEELECKICYQRYNANNRKPKILDCLHRVCARCLVKILDIADGAGFISCPFCRHQTEISEYEVSALPDDAIIMSHLAMRDKSWSSDHNREVVLTPTSFSSSSPSHSSSNCLVITIMEVQRDSQHSPSRNGSSEVYAEQSLDSVSMGSNGQADQDALSKFCNHVPRILVWLLGFLYFGSLPLGIYLLVIQRVTLGIVCVSLVPSSLTVCLVYGFCQCLCQGMCDCSSRG, from the exons ATGAAGGACAGCGCAGAGACAACTGGAGTGGAGGAGGGGGAGTCACACACATTGGGACAAG AACATGACTTGAAGATGAGCGATACTCAGGCTGAGTTGGAGGAGAAGGACTGTCCTCCACCAGAGGAATTAGAGTGTAAAATCTGTTACCAACGCTACAATGCCAACAACCGCAAGCCTAAGATCCTGGACTGCCTGCACCGGGTCTGCGCCCGCTGCCTCGTTAAGATCCTGGACATTGCCGACGGGGCAGGCTTCATCTCCTGCCCCTTTTGCAGACACCAAACCGAGATCTCAGAGTACGAGGTGTCAGCCCTCCCTGACGATGCTATCATCATGTCCCACTTGGCAATGCGGGACAAATCCTGGAGCTCCGACCACAACAGGGAGGTGGTACTGACTCCAACAagtttctcctcctccagtccGTCTCACTCCTCCTCCAACTGCCTGGTCATCACCATAATGGAAGTGCAGAGGGACTCACAGCACTCCCCAAGCCGAAATGGCAGTTCTGAAGTCTATGCTGAGCAGAGCCTGGACTCTGTATCAATGGGCTCCAATGGGCAGGCTGATCAGGATGCCTTGTCCAAGTTCTGTAATCATGTCCCGCGCATCCTGGTCTGGCTGCTGGGTTTCTTATACTTCGGCTCACTGCCTCTAGGAATCTACTTGTTGGTGATCCAGAGAGTGACACTGGGCATTGTATGTGTTAGCTTGGTGCCATCAAGCCTGACGGTTTGCCTGGTCTATGGGTTCTGCCAGTGTCTGTGCCAGGGCATGTGTGACTGCTCCTCCAGGGGCTGA